AACGCGATTTAGCCAGTCGGTGAGTTGATCGCTATTGGCAACCGTTGCTGAGAGGGCTGCTAGTTGCACTTCACGGGGACAATAGATGATTGATTCTTCCCAAACAGTACCGCGCTGGCGATCGTTCATGTAGTGGCATTCATCAAGGATTACCGCTTCCACGTCTACCAATGAGATGCCTACTTGCCCAATGGGTGTACCGTAGAGCATATTTCGGAAAATTTCTGTGGTCATCACTAAAATCGGCGCATCTCTGTGAATGGAAGCATCTCCAGTTAACAGACCGACTTGATCAAACCCGAATTTTTCTCGAAAGTCACGTAATTTTTGATTCGACAGCGCTTTTAGAGGAGTGGTGTAAAATACACGTTTTCCTCGCGCCAAGGCGCGGTAAATAGCGTATTCCCCGACTAATGTTTTGCCCGAACCTGTAGGGGCACATACAACAACGGAGCGTCCGGCGTTCAGGGACGCGATCGCTTCTTTTTGAAACTGATCCAGATCAAAGGGAAATATAGTCCCTAAGTCGAGTTCTGGAGACGGTGCAGGATAATTCACTCAATCACATTTGCAACCAGATTGTTTACTATACTAACGAGTCTTTTGTCAACTTCGTTAATAGTCATTAGTCATTAGTTTTTCACAAATGACCAATGACTAATGACTCTTTATTATTTTCCCAGCTCTTGCGATCGCTCTGTGGCAGCTTTGACCGCTTCAATTAAAGCGGAACGAAATCCTGCCTGTTCTAGCTTGGCAATCCCGGCAATGGTTGTACCACCGGGGCTAGTAACACGATCTTTGAGTTCTGCTGGGTGCATTTTGGTTTCCTGCAACAGTTTCGCTGTTCCTAGTACGGTTTGCAAGGCTAGTTGATTGGCAATCGCTCTAGGTAAACCTGCGGCGACTCCGCCATCTGCGAGTGCTTCTACTAACAGTGCCACGTAAGCAGGTCCGCTACCAGATAACCCTGTAACTGCATCCATCAGCGCTTCTGACACTTCCACGACTTCGCCCACAGCAGAAAAAACTTGCTGTGCTATTTGGTGATGCAAGGCATTGGTATATGCACCTGAACAAATTGCGGTAACTCCTGCTCCGACAGTGGCCGGGGTGTTGGGCATTGCTCTAATCACTGGCAATTGCACAAATGCAGCTTCTAGCTGACTTAAGGGCACACCCGCCAAAATAGAAATAATTAGGGGTGAATGCTCTCTATTAAGAATATCAATATCTGCTAATTCTTGAGCGATCGCGCTAAATACCTGCGGTTTTACTGCCAAAAAGAGAACTTCTTTTGCTTCGGTGAAAACCTGGCTATTATCTGTAGTCACAGCAACACCGTATTGCTGTTTTAAAAAATCTAAGCGTGAAGATAGCGGTTCGCTAACTATGACTTCTGATGATTGATAAATTCCACGCGCGATAAGGCGGGATAAGAGCGCTTCTCCCATTACCCCACCACCAATTAAGCCAAATTTTATAGTCATTAGTCATTGGTCATTAGTCATTGGTCATTAGTCGTTTGTCATTTGTCACCATGAGAAAAACCCAGGACAAATGACAAAGGACAAAGGACTAACTACTAATTTAACTTTATTGTGCCATCCGGTTAGTTTCGTTGCCCCAGGTTGGATTTGGAGTACCTGTTGTCGGACGGGAAGGACGTACTGGTGGTTGTGGTACTTCATGAAGAACGCCACCTTGGGTACTAACTTGGACACAACTTGGTGTAAACAAAAAGATGCTCTCTCCGATGCGCTCTTGATGTCCATCTAGTGCGTAAGTACCACCTGCAACAAAATCTACAGCTCGTTGAGCTTGGTCTGGGTCCATGATTGTCAGATTTAATACCACTGACTTGCGTTCGCGCAACGCTTGAATTGCCTGGGGCATTTCTTCAAAGGTGCGTGGTTCGAGTACTAAAACTTCCGAAATTCCGTTAATTGCTCCTGGCATACCAATCACATTCCCCATTGGCTTTTGACCTGCTGTCATATCATCTCCCATTGTAGGCACTGGTTCCCGCCAGCGTCGATTTTGAGCGGCTGGACTCTCTTGTGGTGCTGGCTGGGGATTTTCTTGCTGATACAGATTTTGATAATTATTATTATCTGTTTCTGGTTCTTCTTCGTAATACTCGTATTCCACTTGCTCATTTAGACCCACAAAGTCTCTGAGTTTGGAAAAAATGTTGTTCATTGTGTGTGTACTCTCCTGGTGCGAATAGCCTGTATTGACTTGGCTGAGGATTAGTTGAGCTAGGAGCGACCGCTACATCGGTGGATACTTCCGCAACTGTATTGCTAGTTGTAGCCCATACTACGGGTTTTGGCGATGAACTGACACTTATTGGAAAGGTCTGTGCATCGCCTAAACATAATAATGAGTCAAGATTATATCCTAAGGTTTATCCGAAGGAAACTTCTTTATACCCCATTTTCCCTTGGCGATTGCTCTTGTCAATACTATATCCTTTGTTTCGGATTGCACCAGTCTGTGAAAAAATTATTGTCAACAAATCCTTAGCTTCGATTAATACTGCCCTGCAAGGCTGATAATTAATTGGCTAATAGCGATCGCCAAACAAGATTGTTCCTAATCGTACCATCGTTGCGCCTGCTTGTACTGCCAGTTCGTAGTCGCCTGACATACCCATAGATAGGTGCTGCATTTTAATATGCGACCAGTTTTCCCCCTGGATTTCTTTGGCTAGCTCACGATTGCGATTAAACACACTGAGAATTTCGGAATCATTTAATCCTGAAGGCGGAATTGTCATCAAACCTTGAATTTGTAAACTTTTGTATTGATTCAGTGTGGGTAAATCAGCTAAAAGTTCTGGCACACTCCAACCAGACTTGCTGGGATCGGGGAGAATTTTCACTTGCAGGCAAACCTGGGGACTCACTCCTAGCTGTTGCGCCAATTGGTCTAAGCGCTGTGCCAGCTTCAAATTATCTACGGAGTGAATCCAAGGGAATTGCTCAATGGCTTTTTTGGCTTTATTGCCTTGTAAATGTCCAATAAAGTGCCAGGTAATATCCGGTAAGTCTTGCAACTCGGCTTGTTTGCTGGCAGCTTCTTGGATACGACTTTCCCCAAAATCACGAATTCCGGCGTTGTATGCAGACCGAATGGACTGGGCAGAAACTTGCTTGCTAACAGCAATCAATTTGACTGAAGTTGGCAGTGAGGAACGAATGGAAAGAATACGTTCGGAAATCGAACTGTTCATTGGAAGGTGCGCTGGAAAACACTCTGAAGCTGATCGTACTCCTGAGAATGCCCACTGCGCCGCAGGGTACGTAAGCGATTTTCCAACATCATTCTGGCCTCAGTACGTCCTAGAGACTGGAATTTGACACCTTTAACGTCATTTGCCACCAAAAAAAATAAGCGCTGGGCATAAAGTGTGGTGAACAAATCCTGGTTTTCATCAACCATACAGATTTTGTAAAGTAAACCCCAAGTTGGATGGTTTATGTAAGTTTCTGCGTTTTCTGGATTCATTTAAGAGTCAAGGTGTAGTCAAGGTGGAAGTTGGAAGTATATATATCTTTTCGCAGTAAATTCCAAACATTCAGACGATAATACCAACATTCGTCAGAATATTTGGTTAAAATGCGAAACTGCGGTTACGAAGACCTCGATCTAGTTCCTAATGGGCAGATGAAGCTAGTGGTAGTGAAGCGCAATGGTACAACAAAAGCCGCGAAGCGTAGATTCAAAGAGTACAGGCTGGTGGAGAAATATCACCATCTGCTTTGGTGACTTTAATTTAGCAATCTGTAGGGAGAAGGCACAAAATATTCCCGATCCTCTGGTTGAAAGTTCGACGTAGGAAGGAAAAACACCCTTTGAAATTCCCAACGGCAACGACGAATTTTTCAACTTCTTTCCATACTGCCACAACTGTCGCGGAATGGCACAAAATTGGGGATTGGGGACTGGGAATTGGGTACTGGGTACTGGAAATAAAAATATTATTTATGCAAAAAGTTTATTGATTATCCAGTATTTTCAGTGGTGGAATCTGTGCCTGAGCGTTGTGCAGAGATTCATCAGGGTATCGATCAAAAATATTGAGATTAGTTGGTAGTATTCAAGTAAGGCTGTTTAATAGCTAAAATCTACAGGAAATGATAGGGGATCAATTTTATGGCTGGGTAGCTGTTCAATTTACCCTATCATATTGTTACCGATAGCTCAATACTGTTCGGTTAAGGCAAGAGACGCGATGAATCTTCGTCTCTACAATAATCAGTATTTGGTAGAGAAGGCGATTTAATATTTTGTTTTACTTCTGACTCCTGTTAACGCACGGGGCGTAACCCATTCTGATTCCTGTTAGCGGTAGCGGGGCGTTTAGCCCATTCTGATTCCTGAATTCTGCTGTATTACCTCTTACCATTTTCTCGGTGCAAAATTATGCCTGAGTTCCGATAGCTAGTCGTATTCCCCAGAATAAGATTAAAATTGCGATCGCCAGCCAGTCACGCCCTTTTAATCGTAAGTCATGCCACTGCACTCGATGCTCATTGGGACTGGTAAAACCCCGCACCATCATAGCATTCGCCATTTGATCGGCTCGTAAAAGGAGATTTTCTAAAAGCCTCTCTGCGACTGTCATCCAAACCTTAAATCCTCCTTTTAATCCCAGCTTTTTCCAATTAATTGCCCTTGTCATCACGGAGCGAAATAAATTTTGCACTTCTTCTAAAACCAGTGGAATAAAGCGCAAGGACAAGGTTAAAGTTAAAGCAATTTCTGTAACAGGCAACTTGAAGCGTCGCAAAGGTTGCATTAAGCTTTCTATGCCAGATGTGATTTCTTCTGGTGCGGTTGTCAGCAGATAGAGGTTGGTGCTGTAAATGACGGTAAATATCAGGGTACTTAGACGTACTGCCAAACTCAAGGAGTAGCGAGTTACTTTAACCGGGCCTTTGTGAAATAGCACGTAGCTGTATGCTTTTTTCTCGGCTGGTGGCTCTTTAATATTATTAGAATTTGCTGGCTGGGTTAAGATTTGTTCATTAGCTGGCAGACGTGACTGATAATCTACACCCAATCCATCAGGACTGATGGCTGCGATCGCTAGCACAAAAAAAGATAGCATTAATAGCCAACCCATTTGCTGCTGCCATACACGGCGGGGAATTCTCGCAATCAAGGTGGCAAGAATTAAAATTACCACCAGCAGTACCCGCCAAAAGTTGTTGGCTAAAACATAGCTGGTTAAAAAGCTCATCAACCAGGCGAACTTGACTCGCGGATCAATTTTATGCAGCCAAGTTTGGGGTTGTTCTAAATAAAGTCCAAGTGGCAGCGATCGCAATAAATCCATTTTAGAGTTATAGAGTGAGGAGTTAGGAGTGAGGAGTTAGGAGTTTTGACTTTAACTCATAACTTTCACCTTCTGCCGCTATCAAACTCAAGTCGATAGGGTTCTATAGTTAGCAATTTTGACTTTAACTCATAACTCTTAACTCATAACTCTTAACTCTTAACTCCTAATTCCTAACTTATTTTGACGCGAGTTGCTCTGTTAACATTACCACTTTCGGCATCACGGACTTTTTTGCTGCGCCACAGCAAAATAATTGGTGTGCCTTTAAATCCTAGCTGTTGACGAAATTGCCGTTCAATGTAGCGGCGGTAGTTGTCGTTGAAGCGTTTTGAGTCGTTGACAAATAGTGCGATCGTTGGTGGTTGGCTGCTGACTTGTGTACCATAATAAATCTTGCCCTGACGCCCACCACGAGATGCTGGCGGTGAATGCCAACTGACGGCATCTGTTAAAACTTCATTAATTACTGATGTGCTGACACGGCGTTTGTGTGATTCCGCCGCCGTTTTCACCAATTCTAAAATCTTTTCGACCCGTTGTCCTGACAAGGCACTTACAAAAATTGTTTCTGCCCATTCGGTAAAATGTAACCGTGATTGCAGAGTTTTTTCGTAGTCGTAGATTGTGTAAGAGTCTTTTTCGACGGCATCCCACTTATTAACGACGATGATACAGGCTCGACCTTCTTCGATAATCCGCCCAGCTAATTTTTGGTCTTGCTCGGTGACTCCATCTACGGCATCTATTACTAATAAAACTACATCAGCGCGGCGAATCGCTTTGAAAGCACGGTTAATACTAAAGAATTCTGTGCCGTATTCGATATGTTTCTTTTTGCGGATGCCGGCAGTGTCAATCAAGCGGTAGGTTTGTCCGGCTCGTTCAATGACAGTATCAATAGCATCGCGGGTAGTGCCGGAAATGGGGCTGACAATTGCCCTTTCTTCCCCGACAAAAGAATTGAGTAAGCTAGATTTGCCCACATTCGGGCGTCCTACAATTGCTACTTTGATTTCATTCGTGTCTGGGATGTCTTCAATCGCAGGGATGTGATTAACTAACTCGTCGAGTAACTCCCCTGTACCACTACCATGAATCGCGGAGATGGGGTAAGGTTCGCCCAATCCCAATTCCCAAAATTCGGCAGCTTGCATTAAGCCTTGTTCTGGGGATTCACATTTATTGACAGCTAGTAGCACAGGTACGCGTTGTTGGCGCATCCATTCGGCGATTTCCAAATCTGCCGATGTGGGGCCTGTTTGACCATCAACGACAAAAATAGCGCCACACGCTTCTGCAAGGGCTGTCATTGCCTGTTGGCGAATCAGTGGTAAAAATTCGGTATCATCATTAAAAACTAAACCACCAGTGTCTACCACTAAAAATTCGCGACCATTCCAGAAAGCTGGAAGATAAGTGCGATCGCGCGTCACTCCCGGTTCATCATGGACAATCGCCGTTTGTTCCCCGGCGAGTCGATTAACCAGGGTGGATTTGCCCACATTTGGGCGTCCGATAATTGCAACAATTGGCAGTGCCATAAAACCAGGGTAAGTGAGAGGTGTAGTATATCACGTTCCTACATTTTACTCACTTTAAACTTGAAGTTTTAATAATTTCCCATCATCTGAGGCGATTTCTACGATGGGCTGTTTGGTAATGCCATACTTTGAAAAATAAAAAAGGTAGGAAAACCTACCTTTTACCCAAAAAAAGCATTTTGTAACCAAATACCAAATTAAATATCACACACGCTTTTGACGTATCTATTGCAAACCTATGACGAGTGTATGACGTTTAATTTATAGTCGATTTTGCGATTACTCCCAACTGCAACCCCGGTGGATAGCTACCTTCTGACTTGATGCGCTTAATTTCAGCATCGGCGATCTGCAAATTTAACTTTTGTGCTAGCGATCGCACAATATCCCCCCGATCAATTACACCAGCTACGGCACCAGCAGGAGAAAGCACGGTGATTCGAGGTAACTGCTCATTTTCTAGCTTGTTAATTACCTCAGCGATTGTTGTTGATTCTGCAACGCTGGGTATTTCTGTCAGCGGATGCACTATGCTGTGTAAGGTTTGGGTTTCCCATTCACCCCTTTGGGTTAAACGGAAATCGTCAATGGAAACTAGACCCCTGTAACGTCCATCAGAAGCAGCAAAATAAACTTGTGAGGGAGCAGTTTCTAAGAGATATAAATCGGCAAAGGAACGCAATGTCTGGTCAGCATCAATGACGCGAAAATCACGGGTCATCGCATCAGCCGCTACGACTTTGAGTAGGCTTTCTTGCAAGGTAGTCATGTTGTCATAGTTGTTAGCGTTGCGGACAGCAAACCAACCTAACAACGCAATCCACAAACCAACTACTAACTCTCTGGTGACGAAATCTACAACAAATCCTAAAGCGATCGCACCATAACCCAATATTTGCCCCGCCTTTGCAGCCCAGTGTACGGCTTGAAAACGATTACCTGTGATTTGCCATAGTGCTGCTTTTAACACTTGCCCCCCATCTAGAGGCAAGCCTGGAATCAGGTTAAATAGAGCTACTACTAGGTTAATTCTCGCTAAATCTCCAACCATGACACTGAGGGGATTAGTCTCAGGAATCATAATAACGGCTAGACGGAGTAAGACAAATAGGATGATACTCACCAAAGGGCCAGCGATCGCTACTTGAAAGGCTTTGAAAGGAGTTTTAGATTCTTCTTCAATGGCAGCAATCCCGCCAAACATAAATAAGGTAATTGAATTAACTCTAATGCCTTGCGATCGGGCTACCAAGCTGTGACCCAACTCATGTAACAGCACCGAACCAAATAACAGCAGTGCCATGACAATTCCAGCACTCCAAGCGATAACATTCCCCCATTCTTGATAAGCTACCCCAAAATTGAGGGTTGCCAACCCTAAAATCACAAACCATAAAGGGTCTAAAAACAGGGGAATTCCAAATAATGACCCAATTCTCCAATTTGTTTGCATTATATTGTCCTATAACTAGATATCACCAGTACTTTTTATACTGAGACACTATGCATATTCGTACATACATTTATATTGAGCATCAATTCGGTAGTGCCGAGTGAGGTAATGCTCTTATTTCTAGAATAGACAATTAATGCATATCAAACAATTTTGGATTTTAGATTTTAGATTTTAGATTGACCTCAGAAATTAAGTCGGAGGCCGATCAATTAATTTTAGGTTTTGGATTTTAGATTGATTCTCGCGTTCAAATTTACTTGCTTTCAGACATTTTTTAATTTGGAATTTTGAATATTCAATTTCATTATCCAAAGTTTAAAATATAAAATTCGGTGAGCAAAACTCTAAAGTTAAGCATTGAGAATTGGGCATGGGGCATTGGAAAAGAAGCAGAGGGCGGAGTGCAGGGTGCGGAGGGGAAAACTCTTCTCCCTTGCTCCCTGCTCCCTTGCCTCTTCCCTGTTCCCCTTGCCCAGAATCGTTTTTAGGAGTTGTGTATTGTTCGCGGCGTTACAAGTAACACCTCTGTTATCACAAAACTACAGACGACCGATGTTAGTCAATCCTAAAACGATGCCAATGCCAATAATATGACCAAAAGCCATAGCAGCAGCGAATGTTGGAATACTAATTGGCAGAATAGGGAACTTGGGGCCAACTAGGGGTTTTTCAATCTTAGTACTTAGTAAAACTATTACTAAGCTGCTGACGCTGATGATGATGCCGACTGTG
This Nostoc sp. C052 DNA region includes the following protein-coding sequences:
- the pipX gene encoding transcriptional coactivator PipX — translated: MNPENAETYINHPTWGLLYKICMVDENQDLFTTLYAQRLFFLVANDVKGVKFQSLGRTEARMMLENRLRTLRRSGHSQEYDQLQSVFQRTFQ
- the psaK gene encoding photosystem I reaction center subunit PsaK codes for the protein MISSILLAVVASVPATPVWNPTVGIIISVSSLVIVLLSTKIEKPLVGPKFPILPISIPTFAAAMAFGHIIGIGIVLGLTNIGRL
- the proC gene encoding pyrroline-5-carboxylate reductase, which translates into the protein MTIKFGLIGGGVMGEALLSRLIARGIYQSSEVIVSEPLSSRLDFLKQQYGVAVTTDNSQVFTEAKEVLFLAVKPQVFSAIAQELADIDILNREHSPLIISILAGVPLSQLEAAFVQLPVIRAMPNTPATVGAGVTAICSGAYTNALHHQIAQQVFSAVGEVVEVSEALMDAVTGLSGSGPAYVALLVEALADGGVAAGLPRAIANQLALQTVLGTAKLLQETKMHPAELKDRVTSPGGTTIAGIAKLEQAGFRSALIEAVKAATERSQELGK
- a CDS encoding cell division protein SepF, yielding MNNIFSKLRDFVGLNEQVEYEYYEEEPETDNNNYQNLYQQENPQPAPQESPAAQNRRWREPVPTMGDDMTAGQKPMGNVIGMPGAINGISEVLVLEPRTFEEMPQAIQALRERKSVVLNLTIMDPDQAQRAVDFVAGGTYALDGHQERIGESIFLFTPSCVQVSTQGGVLHEVPQPPVRPSRPTTGTPNPTWGNETNRMAQ
- a CDS encoding YggS family pyridoxal phosphate-dependent enzyme; its protein translation is MNSSISERILSIRSSLPTSVKLIAVSKQVSAQSIRSAYNAGIRDFGESRIQEAASKQAELQDLPDITWHFIGHLQGNKAKKAIEQFPWIHSVDNLKLAQRLDQLAQQLGVSPQVCLQVKILPDPSKSGWSVPELLADLPTLNQYKSLQIQGLMTIPPSGLNDSEILSVFNRNRELAKEIQGENWSHIKMQHLSMGMSGDYELAVQAGATMVRLGTILFGDRY
- a CDS encoding site-2 protease family protein, with protein sequence MQTNWRIGSLFGIPLFLDPLWFVILGLATLNFGVAYQEWGNVIAWSAGIVMALLLFGSVLLHELGHSLVARSQGIRVNSITLFMFGGIAAIEEESKTPFKAFQVAIAGPLVSIILFVLLRLAVIMIPETNPLSVMVGDLARINLVVALFNLIPGLPLDGGQVLKAALWQITGNRFQAVHWAAKAGQILGYGAIALGFVVDFVTRELVVGLWIALLGWFAVRNANNYDNMTTLQESLLKVVAADAMTRDFRVIDADQTLRSFADLYLLETAPSQVYFAASDGRYRGLVSIDDFRLTQRGEWETQTLHSIVHPLTEIPSVAESTTIAEVINKLENEQLPRITVLSPAGAVAGVIDRGDIVRSLAQKLNLQIADAEIKRIKSEGSYPPGLQLGVIAKSTIN
- the der gene encoding ribosome biogenesis GTPase Der yields the protein MALPIVAIIGRPNVGKSTLVNRLAGEQTAIVHDEPGVTRDRTYLPAFWNGREFLVVDTGGLVFNDDTEFLPLIRQQAMTALAEACGAIFVVDGQTGPTSADLEIAEWMRQQRVPVLLAVNKCESPEQGLMQAAEFWELGLGEPYPISAIHGSGTGELLDELVNHIPAIEDIPDTNEIKVAIVGRPNVGKSSLLNSFVGEERAIVSPISGTTRDAIDTVIERAGQTYRLIDTAGIRKKKHIEYGTEFFSINRAFKAIRRADVVLLVIDAVDGVTEQDQKLAGRIIEEGRACIIVVNKWDAVEKDSYTIYDYEKTLQSRLHFTEWAETIFVSALSGQRVEKILELVKTAAESHKRRVSTSVINEVLTDAVSWHSPPASRGGRQGKIYYGTQVSSQPPTIALFVNDSKRFNDNYRRYIERQFRQQLGFKGTPIILLWRSKKVRDAESGNVNRATRVKIS
- a CDS encoding energy-coupling factor transporter transmembrane protein EcfT, encoding MDLLRSLPLGLYLEQPQTWLHKIDPRVKFAWLMSFLTSYVLANNFWRVLLVVILILATLIARIPRRVWQQQMGWLLMLSFFVLAIAAISPDGLGVDYQSRLPANEQILTQPANSNNIKEPPAEKKAYSYVLFHKGPVKVTRYSLSLAVRLSTLIFTVIYSTNLYLLTTAPEEITSGIESLMQPLRRFKLPVTEIALTLTLSLRFIPLVLEEVQNLFRSVMTRAINWKKLGLKGGFKVWMTVAERLLENLLLRADQMANAMMVRGFTSPNEHRVQWHDLRLKGRDWLAIAILILFWGIRLAIGTQA